Below is a genomic region from Hydrogenimonas thermophila.
AAACTCTTTGGAGTGGTTTTTATAGGCTATATGGGCAAGTTCATGAATAACGACATATTCGATCAATGAAGATGAGAGTTTCATCACTTCCGGATTAAAGGTTATTCGATCTCTTTGGGAACAACTGCCCCATTTTGTCTTACTTTTTCTAAACCCTACATATTCAGGGTATAGTTTCATAGTAGCACTAAACTTTTTAACCAGCTTGGTAATCTTCTCTTCAGCTTTTTGTTTATAAAACCTATCTATCGCTTCATTTAGCTCTATTTGATTATAGTGCTTGGGGGTATAGATTTTAAACTTAGAGTGAATAAAAGTCACCTCTATATCTTTGCGATTCTGCCGGATTATCTCCACATAGTAGCTCTTTCCAAGATAGAAGAGTCGTGACCCTGTAACAATTTCGCCATGTTCAACTTCAGAGCCAACCTCTTCAAGC
It encodes:
- a CDS encoding M48 family metallopeptidase is translated as MRVEYGTETIEFKITRSKKAKNTYITVDRDNGVVVKAPEGVLDDEIASMVKSKAKWIVQKLEEVGSEVEHGEIVTGSRLFYLGKSYYVEIIRQNRKDIEVTFIHSKFKIYTPKHYNQIELNEAIDRFYKQKAEEKITKLVKKFSATMKLYPEYVGFRKSKTKWGSCSQRDRITFNPEVMKLSSSLIEYVVIHELAHIAYKNHSKEFWKLIKKYMSDYTEKEKQLRVFEKKV